One window of the Perca fluviatilis chromosome 5, GENO_Pfluv_1.0, whole genome shotgun sequence genome contains the following:
- the avpr2aa gene encoding vasopressin V2 receptor, which translates to MESISVETDWDGLALSSLVATGRNNFSSSSLFLSELNSLNSSHSGGSFFGIFPENGSTTTPYTLPQPKMRDLGLARAEIAVLGVVLALTTLGNSFVLWVLLRRRKHNAPMHVFMVNLCVADLVVALFQVLPQLIWDITERFQGPDFLCRSIKYLQIVGMFASSYMIVAMTVDRHQAICCPLQAYRGGAMSCWNTPVMVAWGLALVLSIPQVFIFSRSEVASGEFECWGHFAEPWGLKAYVTWMTVAVFVLPALIITICQIRIFREIHNNIYLKSERMVMTELKKNEILFRFHSFKKEDERARERERERGRWASGGGGRDDRGGQLIKGVNNNPHNNTHNSQVGQCYDYVPSSIQYNSCCGEHVTTTTTTSPTQQKTLIGSDCQDSYTSYELASGSPRCSLDYARPPPPASPPPATPPPSITKAMSKTVRMTLVIVLVYTICWSPFFIVQLWAAWDPNPPHQARVAFTILMLLASLNSCTNPWIYTAFSSSVSRELQNLLQCRSRTGRRGSLPDDSSTTHTSTTKDSLY; encoded by the exons ATGGAAAGCATCAGTGTGGAAACGGACTGGGATGGGTTAGCCCTCTCCTCTCTGGTCGCCACAGGAAGAAACAACTTCTCTTCCTCATCTTTGTTTCTTTCTGAACTGAACTCCCTCAACAGTTCTCACAGCGGGGGATCCTTCTTCGGGATCTTCCCTGAGAATGGTTCCACCACCACGCCTTACACCCTGCCCCAGCCCAAGATGAGGGACCTGGGCCTGGCCCGGGCAGAGATTGCAGTGCTCGGGGTGGTGCTGGCTCTCACCACCCTGGGGAATAGCTTTGTGCTGTGGGTTctgctgaggaggaggaagcataatgCCCCCATGCACGTGTTCATGGTCAACCTGTGTGTGGCTGACCTGGTGGTGGCCCTCTTTCAG GTTCTTCCCCAGCTAATATGGGACATCACAGAGAGGTTTCAGGGGCCTGACTTTCTCTGCCGGTCCATCAAGTACTTGCAGATTGTGGGCATGTTTGCTTCCTCCTACATGATAGTTGCCATGACGGTAGATCGGCACCAGGCCATCTGCTGCCCGTTGCAGGCCTACCGTGGGGGAGCAATGTCCTGCTGGAACACCCCTGTCATGGTGGCTTGGGGCTTGGCTCTAGTCCTCAGCATACCGCAG GTGTTCATCTTCTCTCGCTCAGAAGTGGCTTCTGGGGAGTTTGAGTGCTGGGGTCACTTTGCTGAGCCATGGGGGCTGAAGGCCTACGTCACCTGGATGACCGTGGCTGTCTTCGTCCTGCCCGCCCTCATCATAACCATCTGTCAG ATAAGAATCTTCCGAGAGATTCACAATAACATCTACCTGAAGTCAGAGAGGATGGTGATGACTGAGTTAAAGAAGAATGAAATCTTGTTCCGCTTCCACAGCTTTAAGAAGGAGGACGAGCGGgccagggagagggagagggagagggggagatggGCGTCCGGAGGAGGGGGTAGGGACGACAGAGGAGGACAGCTCATAAAGGGTGTGAATAACAACCCTCACAATAACACCCATAACAGCCAAGTGGGACAGTGTTACGACTATGTACCATCCTCTATCCAGTATAACAGTTGCTGTGGTGAACatgtgacaacaacaacaacaacatcgcCTACACAGCAGAAAACACTGATCGGCTCAGATTGCCAGGACTCCTACACGTCCTACGAGCTGGCCTCAGGCTCACCCCGCTGCTCCCTTGACTATGCACGCCCTCCCCCTCCAGCCAGTCCACCTCCAGCCACTCCGCCTCCAAGCATCACTAAAGCCATGTCCAAGACAGTGAGAATGACCCTGGTCATTGTGCTGGTCTATACTATCTGCTGGTCACCCTTCTTCATTGTCCAGCTTTGGGCGGCCTGGGACCCCAACCCTCCACACCAAG CAAGAGTGGCCTTCACTATCCTGATGCTGCTGGCTAGTCTGAACTCGTGTACCAACCCGTGGATCTACACAGCTTTCTCCAGCAGCGTGTCCAGAGAGCTGCAGAACCTGCTGCAGTGTAGGTCGCGAACTGGCCGCCGTGGCTCCCTGCCTGACGACTCCAGcaccacacacacctccaccaCCAAGGACAGCCTGTACTGA